The following are from one region of the Mangifera indica cultivar Alphonso chromosome 14, CATAS_Mindica_2.1, whole genome shotgun sequence genome:
- the LOC123197044 gene encoding LOW QUALITY PROTEIN: uncharacterized protein LOC123197044 (The sequence of the model RefSeq protein was modified relative to this genomic sequence to represent the inferred CDS: inserted 1 base in 1 codon), which translates to MDPPPLPPLPTTAPAATAGHLNCPDSIDSSPRSRHADTYEDPLPPVPGAKLRLMCSYGGHIIPRPHDKSLCYVGGDTRLVVVDRHSSLSFLCTRLSRSLLHGRSFTMKYQLPNEDLGSLVSITTDEDLENMIEECDRLTSTSTCTRIRLFLFFNKPETAASMGSLLDDAKSETWFVDALNGSGLLPRGLSDTTMNSLLNLDNDNDLEAQPDADHSREVKNMAHDVHYSALDSPIVESSSSFGSSSSSPSMSNLPPIRVRVEDQKNGMEEKFAQMSFAHGGFQKQDDGTVVHSGIRPPIPVSLVGSGAGTAVNHTVTSGENSSRILSDDERSDHGNPVRLRKPPLPLQPVQHRAGAAYNLPSPDSVASDSSIASASSLSKPMYHQDQVVAAHRESRGPSSPIETTEIPIPSTQIQDPAYVLAPQSDQQHQHLHQHQQPQQQFVHTGMHYVPHPATNAVPISSYYHQMYPPPAQQLHXPADPQYPVYVMPVTQSQPFMSMQSNLVESSTVVASSRPLTPPTPASIPPIYPTKAAAQAKPEMPGNVYRTAVTATPALVQIPGNQFQQQYVGYSQLQHPCQSIAVASYGYEYGNPVHEQVYYASSHQAASLPSQHQSMTPAAAAAVLADATKQMPADDTMQEIRTSQAL; encoded by the exons ATGGATCCACCACCTCTCCCACCCCTCCCCACCACCGCCCCTGCTGCCACCGCTGGCCATCTCAACTGTCCTGACTCCATTGATTCTTCTCCTCGCTCCCGTCATGCTGACACTTACGAAGACCCTCTGCCACCAGTCCCTGGTGCCAAGCTCCGCCTGATGTGCAGTTACGGCGGTCACATCATCCCTCGGCCCCACGACAAATCTCTCTGCTATGTTGGCGGTGACACTCGCCTCGTGGTGGTCGACCGTCACTCCTCTCTTTCCTTTCTTTGCACCCGCCTCTCTCGTTCTCTTCTCCATGGCCGAAGCTTCACCATGAAATACCAGCTTCCCAATGAAGATCTCGGCTCTCTTGTATCCATCACAACTGATGAAGATCTCGAGAACATGATAGAAGAATGTGACAGATTAACATCAACTTCAACTTGTACACGGATTcgtttgtttcttttctttaacAAGCCTGAAACTGCAGCCTCCATGGGATCACTTCTTGATGATGCCAAATCTGAAACCTGGTTTGTTGATGCTCTCAATGGCTCCGGGTTGCTTCCTAGAGGGCTCTCCGATACCACCATGAACTCCTTGCTGAATCTTGATAATGATAACGACTTGGAGGCTCAACCTGATGCTGATCACAGCAGGGAGGTGAAGAACATGGCCCATGATGTGCATTATTCTGCGCTAGATTCGCCTATTGTAGAATCTAGTTCGTCTTTTGGCTCATCTTCTTCCAGTCCTTCAATGTCAAACTTGCCGCCTATTCGTGTTCGTGTTGAGGATCAGAAGAATGGGATGGAGGAGAAATTTGCCCAGATGAGTTTTGCTCATGGTGGCTTTCAGAAGCAGGATGATGGAACAGTTGTTCACTCAGGTATTCGGCCGCCGATTCCGGTGAGTTTGGTTGGTTCCGGGGCTGGAACTGCAGTCAATCATACAGTTACGTCTGGTGAAAATTCAAGTAGGATTTTATCCGATGATGAGAGATCGGATCATGGTAATCCTGTCCGGTTAAGGAAACCTCCATTGCCATTGCAGCCAGTTCAGCACAGAGCTGGTGCAGCTTACAACTTGCCCTCCCCTGACTCGGTTGCAAG TGATAGCAGCATTGCATCTGCAAGTTCTCTTTCCAAGCCCATGTATCATCAAGACCAAGTTGTTGCTGCACACAGAGAGAGCAGAGGTCCATCGAGCCCAATTGAAACAACTGAAATTCCAATTCCAAGCACACAAATACAAGATCCAGCTTATGTTTTAGCTCCACAATCAGATCAACAACATCAACATTTACATCAGCATCAGCAGCCTCAGCAACAATTTGTACACACCGGCATGCACTATGTTCCTCATCCTGCAACCAATGCAGTCCCCATTTCATCCTACTATCATCAGATGTATCCGCCACCAGCACAACAGCTTC CACCTGCTGATCCGCAATACCCGGTTTATGTAATGCCAGTTACTCAATCCCAGCCATTCATGTCAATGCAGTCTAATTTAGTTGAGTCCAGTACTGTTGTGGCCTCAAGCCGCCCGCTGACGCCTCCAACTCCTGCATCGATTCCGCCTATTTACCCCACAAAAGCAGCTGCTCAAGCCAAACCTGAGATGCCTGGAAATGTATACAGAACGGCCGTGACTGCAACTCCTGCATTGGTCCAAATCCCTGGTAATCAATTTCAGCAGCAGTATGTTGGCTACTCTCAATTGCAACATCCTTGTCAGTCTATTGCGGTTGCTAGTTATGGTTATGAGTATGGTAATCCTGTTCATGAACAAGTTTACTATGCATCATCGCATCAGGCTGCCTCGTTGCCTTCTCAGCACCAAAGCATGACACCGGCTGCAGCAGCTGCGGTATTGGCCGATGCCACAAAACAGATGCCTGCAGATGACACTATGCAGGAGATCAGAACCTCACAGGCACTCTGA
- the LOC123197045 gene encoding UDP-N-acetylglucosamine--N-acetylmuramyl-(pentapeptide) pyrophosphoryl-undecaprenol N-acetylglucosamine transferase: MASISLLSTFPFYPSLSSSSSASSFSFLHFRLLKPTCRLSLKQPSTQETDTHSPRNDAVRVIFAAGGTGSHISPAVAIADELKLINPATQFLFVGSPNSMESNAIPSFGFDFVSVPSLVRLFRPLISLRNLFLPYHITKSVLFCNSILEDFDPHIVVGTGGYVSFPICLAAVLKGIKVVIQEQNSVPGIANWVLSFLADKVFVAFNSTVECFPKKTKCVVCGNPVRLSVRTFVPKEVAKLKLFPKSGKEEGKVLLILGGSLGANATNIAMLNFYHKMLIEDKLFIIWQTGVESFNEMESLVKNHPHLLLTPFLESMDLAYAAADLVVSRAGAMTCSEILVAGKPAILIPSPNVAEGDQLKNASLLADVAGSRVITEDELDSITLGGAIKEILGNEALMEDMSERAQKAAKPTASAEIAHHILSLI; the protein is encoded by the exons ATGGCTTCCATCTCTCTTCTCTCTACTTTCCCATTTTACCCCTCCCTCTCCTCTTCTTCCTCCGCTTCCAGCTTCTCTTTTCTCCATTTCAGGCTCTTAAAGCCCACCTGCCGTCTCTCCCTCAAACAACCAAGCACCCAAGAAACCGACACCCACTCCCCTCGAAACGACGCCGTCCGTGTCATTTTCGCTGCTGGTGGTACCGGTAGCCACATCTCCCCTGCTGTCGCCATAGCTGATGAGCTCAAACTCATCAACCCCGCTACTCAGTTCCTCTTCGTTGGATCGCCCAACAGCATGGAATCAAATGCAATCCCTTCTTTTGGTTTCGATTTCGTCTCGGTTCCCTCTTTGGTTCGTTTGTTTCGTCCCTTAATTTCTCTCAGAAACCTCTTTCTTCCTTACCATATAACTAAGTCTGTACTTTTCTGTAATTCCATACTTGAAGATTTTGATCCTCATATTGTAGTTGGCACTGGCGGTTACGTGTCGTTTCCTATTTGTTTAGCTGCCGTTTTAAAAGGAATTAAAGTTGTAATTCAAGAACAAAACTCAGTGCCTGGTATTGCCAATTGGGTTCTTTCTTTTTTAGCTGATAAAGTGTTTGTAGCGTTTAATTCTACAGTGGAGTGTTTTCCAAAAAAGACTAAGTGTGTTGTGTGTGGGAACCCCGTGAGATTGTCTGTGAGGACGTTTGTGCCAAAGGAAGTGGCAAAACTGAAGCTTTTTCCCAAGTCGGGGAAGGAGGAGGGGaaagttttgttgattttggGAGGGTCTTTGGGGGCCAATGCAACAAACATTGCAATGTTGAATTTTTACCATAAAATGTTGATTGAGGACAAGTTGTTCATCATATGGCAGACTGGGGTTGAGTCCTTCAATGAGATGGAAAGCCTGGTTAAGAACCATCCTCATTTGCTTTTGACACC GTTCTTGGAATCTATGGATTTGGCATATGCTGCAGCTGACCTTGTTGTTTCAAGAGCTGGTGCAATGACATGTTCCGAGATCTTGGTTGCAGGGAAACCTGCTATTCTG ATTCCATCACCAAATGTTGCTGAGGGAGATCAGTTAAAAAATGCATCGCTACTGGCAGATGTAGCAGGTTCAAGAGTTATCACTGAAGATGAACTTGATTCAATCACCCTAGGAGGTGCAATCAAAGAAATACTAG GGAATGAAGCTCTAATGGAAGATATGAGTGAGAGGGCTCAGAAAGCTGCTAAGCCTACTGCCTCTGCCGAAATTGCACATCACATTCTTTCTCTGATCTAG